A single Limanda limanda chromosome 19, fLimLim1.1, whole genome shotgun sequence DNA region contains:
- the poc1bl gene encoding polypeptide N-acetylgalactosaminyltransferase 4 yields the protein MRGRLSRKLSLLAKAFFLLWLLWLGYVLLAPSSIPAPSLDQEEDEEHKLVVRQLAVDESSNDGQLARPLYIKSAPDSNAPGEWGRATHLTLSAEEKKQEQDSIESYAINIYVSDKISLHRHIQDQRMNECRTKKFDHRHLPTTSVIIAFYNEAWSTLLRTIHSVLETIPAILLKEIILIDDFSDRGYLKSQLADYISDLNRVRLIRTNKREGLVRARLIGATYATGDVLTFLDCHCECVPGWIEPLLERIGENASTIVCPVIDTIDWNTFEFYMQTDEPMIGGFDWRLTFQWHSVPEVERKRRSSRIDPIRSPTMAGGLFAVSKAYFEYLGTYDMGMDVWGGENLELSFRVWQCGGSLEIHPCSHVGHVFPKKAPYARPNFLQNTVRAAEVWMDSYKQHFYNRNPPAKKENYGDISGRLLLRGRLKCNSFDWYLKNIYPELHVPEDREGWHGAVRSLGINSECLDYNSPEHNPTGAHLSLFGCHGQGGNQYFEYTSQKEIRFNSVTELCAEVPDGQTSIGMRHCPRDGELKPPSITWEFRKDGTIYHPHSDMCASTYRTSEGRGDTQMKSCNPADKNQQWKFEW from the exons ATGAGGGGCCGTTTGTCTCGAAAATTAAGTTTGCTGGCCAAGGCCTTTTTCCTGCTCTGGCTACTGTGGCTGGGCTACGTTTTGTTGGCACCCTCCTCTATCCCCGCCCCCTCTTTGGAtcaagaggaggacgaggagcacAAACTTGTGGTACGACAGCTCGCCGTAGATGAGAGCAGCAATGATGGGCAGCTGGCGAGGCCTCTCTACATCAAGTCGGCACCCGACAGCAATGCGCCGGGGGAGTGGGGCCGGGCCACACACCTCACCCTCAGTGCTGAGGAAAAGAAACAGGAGCAGGACTCTATCGAGAGCTACGCTATCAATATCTATGTCAGCGACAAGATCTCCCTCCATCGGCATATCCAGGACCAAAGGATGAATGA ATGCCGAACTAAGAAGTTTGACCACCGTCACTTGCCCACCACCTCTGTGATCATCGCCTTCTACAACGAGGCCTGGTCCACCCTGCTGAGGACCATCCACAGCGTGCTGGAGACCATACCCGCCATCCTGTTGAAGGAGATCATTCTCATCGATGACTTCAGTGACCGAG GATACCTGAAATCCCAACTAGCTGATTACATCAGTGATCTGAACCGCGTGCGGCTCATCCGGACCAACAAAAGAGAAGGGCTGGTCCGGGCACGTCTCATCGGCGCCACCTACGCCACGGGTGATGTACTGACATTTCTCGATTGCCATTGTGAGTGCGTCCCTGGCTGGATTGAGCCTCTCCTGGAAAG GATTGGCGAGAATGCCAGCACCATTGTGTGCCCTGTGATCGACACCATCGACTGGAACACGTTTGAGTTCTACATGCAAACAGACGAGCCAATGATTGGAGGATTCGACTGGAGACTCACCTTTCAGTGGCACTCGGTCCCTGAGGTGGAACGCAAGAGGCGCAGCTCTCGCATTGACCCCATCAG ATCCCCAACAATGGCAGGTGGATTATTCGCCGTGAGCAAGGCTTACTTTGAGTACCTGGGCACATATGACATGGGCATGGATGTGTGGGGAGGCGAAAACCTGGAGCTCTCCTTCAGA gtGTGGCAGTGTGGGGGCAGCCTGGAGATTCACCCGTGCTCTCATGTCGGCCATGTTTTCCCCAAAAAGGCCCCTTACGCTCGGCCCAActtcctccagaatactgtgCGAGCCGCAGAGGTTTGGATGGACTCTTATAAACAACACTTCTACAACAGGAATCCACCAGCTAAAAAG GAAAACTACGGGGACATCTCAGGCCGGCTGCTGCTGAGGGGGAGGCTGAAGTGCAACAGCTTCGACTGGTACCTGAAGAACATCTACCCTGAGCTACATGTGCCTGAGGACAGGGAGGGCTGGCACGGGGCT GTGCGTAGTTTAGGGATAAACTCTGAGTGTCTGGACTACAACTCTCCAGAACACAATCCCACCGGGGCCCACCTCTCTCTGTTCGGCTGCCACGGCCAGGGAGGCAACCAG tACTTTGAGTACACATCCCAGAAGGAGATCCGCTTCAACTCGGTGACAGAGCTGTGCGCCGAAGTGCCCGACGGACAGACCTCCATCGGGATGAGGCACTGTCCTCGTGATGGGGAGCTGAAGCCTCCCAGCATCACCTGGGAGTTCAGAAAG GACGGGACCATCTACCACCCTCACTCCGACATGTGTGCGTCAACCTACCGCACGTCGGAGGGCCGCGGAGACACCCAGATGAAGAGCTGCAACCCAGCAGACAAGAACCAGCAGTGGAAGTTTGAGTGGTAG